One Phocoena sinus isolate mPhoSin1 chromosome 14, mPhoSin1.pri, whole genome shotgun sequence genomic region harbors:
- the SYT4 gene encoding synaptotagmin-4 — protein MAPIATSREEFDQIPTVVGIFSAFGLVFTVSLFAWICCQRKSSKSNKTPPYKFVHVLKGVDIYPENLNSKKKFGADEKNEVKNKPAGPKNSLRLDLEKRDLNGNFPKTNLKAGSPSDLENVTPKLFSEGEKEAASPDSLKSSTSLTSDEKQEKLGTLFFSLEYNFEKKTFVVNIKEARGLPAMDEQSMTSDPYIKMMILPEKKHKVKTRVLRKTLDPAFDETFTFYGIPYTQIQELALHFTILSFDRFSRDDIIGEVLIPLTGIELTDGKKLMNREIIKRNVRKSSGRGELLISLCYQSITNTLTVVVLKARHLPKSDVSGLSDPYVKVNLYHAKKRISKKKTHVKKCTPNAVFNELFVFDIPCEGLEEISVEFLVLDSERGSQNEVIGRLVLGAAAEGASGEHWKEICDYPRRQIAKWHVLCDG, from the exons ATGGCTCCGATCGCTACCAGCCGGGAAGAATTTG ATCAAATCCCCACAGTGGTGGGGATCTTCAGTGCATTTGGCCTGGTCTTCACAGTCTCTCTGTTTGCATGGATCTGCTGTCAGAGAAAATCATCCAAATCTAACAAGACTCCTCCATATAAGTTTGTGCATGTGCTAAAGGGAGTTGATATTTATCCTGAAAACCTAAACAGCAAAAAGAAGTTTGgagcagatgagaaaaatgaagtaaagaaTAAACCAGCTGGGCCAAAGAATTCTTTGCGTCTTGATCTTGAGAAGAGAGATCTAAATGGCAATTTTCCCAAAACAAACCTCAAAGCTGGCAGTCCTTCTGACCTGGAGAATGTGACCCCAAAGCTCTTTTCAGAAGGGGAAAAAGAGGCAGCTTCCCCTGATAGCTTAAAGTCCAGCACTTCTCTTACTTCAGATGAGAAACAAGAGAAGCTGGGAACCCTCTTCTTCTCCTTAGAGTATAACtttgagaagaaaacatttgtGGTAAATATTAAAGAAGCCCGTGGCTTGCCAGCCATGGATGAGCAGTCGATGACCTCTGATCCATACATCAAAATGATGATTCTCCCAGAGAAGAAGCATAAAGTGAAAACTAGAGTCCTGAGAAAGACCTTGGACCCAGCTTTTGATGAGACCTTTACATTCTATGGAATACCCTACACCCAGATCCAAGAGTTGGCCTTGCACTTCACAATCTTGAGTTTTGATAGGTTTTCAAGAGATGATATAATTGGAGAAGTCCTTATTCCTCTCACAGGAATTGAATTAACTGATGGAAAAAAGTTAATGAACAGAGAGATTATCAAGAGAAATGTTAGG AAGTCTTCAGGACGTGGTGAGTTACTGATCTCTCTCTGCTATCAGTCCATCACAAATACTCTCACTGTGGTTGTTTTAAAAGCTCGGCACCTGCCTAAATCTGATGTGTCTGGACTTTCAG ATCCCTATGTCAAAGTGAACCTGTACCATGCCAAAAAGAGAATCTCCAAAAAGAAGACTCATGTGAAGAAATGTACCCCCAATGCAGTGTTCAATGAACTGTTTGTCTTTGACATTCCCTGtgagggtcttgaagagataagTGTTGAATTTCTGGTTTTGGATTCTGAAAGGGGATCCCAAAATGAGGTAATTGGGCGGTTGGTCCTGGGAGCAGCAGCAGAAGGAGCCAGTGGAGAGCACTGGAAGGAGATTTGTGACTATCCTAGGAGACAAATTGCCAAGTGGCATGTGCTCTGTGATGGTTAG